The window CGCGCACGAACTTGCGGCCCATGGCGTGGGCGACGGACTCGCCGAGGCTGGTCTTGCCGACGCCGGGCGGTCCCACGAGCGCGAGCACGGCGCCGCCGCGCCGCCCGCCGACCACGCCGAGGCCCCGGTCGGTACGCCGCTTGCGCACCGCGAGGTATTCGGTGATCCGCTCCTTCACGTCCTCGAGGCCCGCGTGCTCGGCGTCGAGGACGGCTTGGGCGCCCTGGATGTCGTAGGCGTCCTCGGTGCGCTCGTTCCACGGCATCTCCAGGACCGTGTCGAGCCAGGTGCGGATCCAGGAGCCCTCGGGGGACTGGTCGGAGGACCGCTCCAGCTTGTCGACCTCCTTGAGGGCGGCCTCGCGGACGTGTCCGGGCAGGTCGGCGGCCTCCACACGGGCGCGGTAGTCGTCGGACTCCTCACCGTCCTGCTCGCCGTTCAGCTCGCGCAGCTCCTTGCGGACGGCTTCCAGCTGACGCCGCAGCAGGAACTCGCGCTGCTGCTTGTCGACGCCCTCCTGGACGTCCTTGGCGATGGACTCGGCCACGTCCTGCTCGGCGAGGTGGTCGCGCAACTGCTGGGTGGCGAGCTTCAGCCGGGCCACCGGGTCGGTGGTCTCCAGCAGTTCGATCTTCTGGTCGGTGGTCAGGAACGGTGAGTAGCCGGAGTTGTCGGCGAGCGCCGGGACGTCGTCGATGGCCTGGACCCGGTCGACGACCTGCCACGCTCCGCGACCCCGCAGCCATGCGGTGGCGAGGGCCTTGTATTCCTTCACCAGTTCGGCGACCTGGCCGGGCAGCGGCTCCGGGACGGTCTCCTCGAGACGGGTGCCCTCGACCCAGAGGGCGGCACCGGGGCCCGTGGTCCCCGCCCCGATACGCACCCGGTCCCGGCCTCGGATCAGCGCGCCCGGGTCGCCGTCGGCGAGCCTGCCGACCTGTTCGACGGTGCCGAGGACACCGGTGTTCGCGTAGGTCCCGTCGATCCGCGGCACCAGGAGTACCCGGGGCTTCCCCGGCGTTGACCTGGCAGCGGCCTGAGCGGCCTCCACCGCGGCACGGACCTCGGAGTCGCTCAGATCCAGCGGGACCACCATTCCGGGCAGCACGACCTCACCGTCGAGCGGCAGCACGGGCAGGGTGAGCGGTGTGAACGCCTTGGACTCAGCAGCCATGATCTCCCCTTCGGCAGTCAAGTTGAGCTATGCCGACTCAATGCACGGGAGCCGCCGGATGTTCCCCCACCGCCGTTCGCTGTGAGCGATCACTTGTGACACGAGAGAAGGCCGGGCGCGTAAGGTCACTCCCGTAATAGATAAAGGGCATCAGTGACTATTACTTGGGGGGCGGCGTGGAAGCGACCGTGCGGGCATGGGTGGACGGATGGGTCGTGTCGCGCGGGGCGGCTCCACCGGTGGCCGAGCCCTGGGGCTGCACGATCGACGTGGGGGCGTTCGGCCACGTCACACGCCATGTGTTCGGCGCGACGGGCGGGAATCTCGACGAGTCGACCGTGCGCAAGGTGGCCGGCGACGTGACCGGGGACGCGGTCTGGCTGAAGGCGTTCCAGGATCCTTCGGTGGTCGCCGGCTGGCTGGACGAGAGCTGGTGGATCGACCCCGAGCCCGGCTATCTGATGACGGTTCCCCTGACGGCGGACGACGTTCCGGACGTGCCCGACGGCTACCGGCTGCGGACCTGGTCACGCGGCGGGGTCACGCGCGTCCTGGTCGCCGCGCCGGACGGCTCCCTCGCGGCGCGCGGCCAGATCGCCCCGACGGGCGCGACCGCCGTCGCCGACCAGATAGAGACGGCACCCGGGCATCGCCGCAGAGGGCTCGGCAGCCTCGTCATGCGGACCCTGCAGAACGCCGCCTTCCAGCAGGGGGCACGCACCGGCGTCCTGTCCGGGACCCCTGCGGGACGAGGGCTCTACGAGGCACTGGGCTGGGAGGCGACGGCACTGCTGACCAGTGCCAGGCACGACGTCACGCCGGCCTGACGAGCCTCGCTCTCAGCTCCCGGCACGGGCGCGCTTCGCGCCCCACCGCCGCAGCACCGGCCAGGTCGCGATGCCGATGGCCAGGGCGATCAGATGGCCCCAGTTCGTCATCGGGTCGGTGAAGGCGAGGAGGTCCTGGAGCAGCATCCCGCCGAAGACGGCCAGCAGGGGCACGCGCAGCCAGGGGGAGAGCAGACCGGCCAGGGCGCCGGTGCCGGCCGCGACACCGAAGCTGACGCCGTAGTCGAGCCGGTGCAGCGAACTGTCGGGGAGATGCCCGGCCAGCACCGCCAGCCCCACCGGGACCTCGGTCGCCAGAGTGGCGAGGACATGCCCGAGCAGGAAGACACCGGCCGTGCGCAGGCCGCCGATCCGCCGCTCCAGGGCGGTCAGCACCAGCACGAACCCGATCGTGAACGGCGAGGCCACCCCGCCCGCGACCCACAGCGCGCTGCCGATCAGCACCAGCTCCGGCGTCCGCACCAGATGCGCCACATCGGTGCTGGAGCCTTGGAGCAGGGCGTGCACCAGCGCGGGGTCCGCGTAGGCGGAGATCAGCGAGGTGACACAGAGGACGACCGCGTACCCGAAGGTGAAGGGCGTGCCGGTGGGCGTGGGCACCAACCGCCAGGGCCGCAGCGGCACCCGGAGCCGCGGCTCCCGCACCGGGAGGGATTCCCGTACGCCCGCGTCCACGCTCTCCCGCGGGCCCCGCTGCCGGGGAACCCCGTCCAGCAGCCCCGGCGTATCGGAGACGGGCGCGCCCGTCGGCGCCGTCACAGCCGTCTCGTCGGGCGGCGCGGTGCGTTCCGCCACGGGCGCTCCTTCCGTCAGGCCCCAGCCTTCGCGTACACCTACCCCACTGTCTGTGACCGGCGCCACGCGAGAGGCGATTCACAGCAACCCGAGAGCCGCGCACGGCGTCCGCCGCACCCGCTCCACGCCGCACACCGCGTCCAAGCCGCCACTCCGCACCGCCCCCGCCTCCGCCGCACACGACGTCCGCCGCACCACTCCCTGCCGCACACCCGCCCGCCGCGCCCCCTGCCGCACACCTCGTCCGCCGCACCCGCTCCACGCCGCACACCGCGTCCAAGCCGCCACTCCGCACCGCCCCCGCCTCCGCCGCACACGACGTCCGCCGCACCACTCCCTGCCGCACACCCGCCCGCCGCGCCCCCTGCCGCACACCTCGTCCGCCGCACCCGCTCCACGCCGCACACCGC of the Streptomyces koelreuteriae genome contains:
- a CDS encoding GNAT family N-acetyltransferase, with the protein product MEATVRAWVDGWVVSRGAAPPVAEPWGCTIDVGAFGHVTRHVFGATGGNLDESTVRKVAGDVTGDAVWLKAFQDPSVVAGWLDESWWIDPEPGYLMTVPLTADDVPDVPDGYRLRTWSRGGVTRVLVAAPDGSLAARGQIAPTGATAVADQIETAPGHRRRGLGSLVMRTLQNAAFQQGARTGVLSGTPAGRGLYEALGWEATALLTSARHDVTPA
- a CDS encoding rhomboid-like protein translates to MAERTAPPDETAVTAPTGAPVSDTPGLLDGVPRQRGPRESVDAGVRESLPVREPRLRVPLRPWRLVPTPTGTPFTFGYAVVLCVTSLISAYADPALVHALLQGSSTDVAHLVRTPELVLIGSALWVAGGVASPFTIGFVLVLTALERRIGGLRTAGVFLLGHVLATLATEVPVGLAVLAGHLPDSSLHRLDYGVSFGVAAGTGALAGLLSPWLRVPLLAVFGGMLLQDLLAFTDPMTNWGHLIALAIGIATWPVLRRWGAKRARAGS